A region of Nitrospirota bacterium DNA encodes the following proteins:
- a CDS encoding DsrE family protein, with amino-acid sequence MMLGILVNTDRHSGHLVGLTHAARARGHEVNIFLTDIGTRLLNDPVVRALALLQGTKMSFCAQSAGRLGIAYEGISSEIIAGSQLNNAIMNHHADKVIVL; translated from the coding sequence ATGATGCTTGGCATCCTGGTAAATACGGACAGGCACAGCGGCCATCTTGTGGGATTGACCCATGCAGCGCGTGCCCGTGGGCATGAGGTGAACATATTCCTCACGGATATCGGCACGCGACTTCTGAACGATCCTGTAGTGCGGGCACTTGCCCTGCTTCAGGGGACTAAGATGAGTTTCTGTGCCCAGAGCGCAGGGAGGCTCGGGATCGCGTACGAAGGCATTAGCTCTGAGATCATTGCAGGCAGCCAACTGAACAATGCCATCATGAACCATCATGCTGACAAAGTGATCGTCCTTTAG
- the waaC gene encoding lipopolysaccharide heptosyltransferase I, which translates to MPERIVCSKMLIVKPSSLGDVVHSLPFLNAMRACFPKAEIHWVIARGLEGLLDGHPMIDKLIIINKDLWKDLSRTGNTLKEIRGLYRQLTQERYDVVVDLQGLLRSGLITRATHAPLRIGFQAAREGSRLFYTHKVKTARDMHAVDRYMQIAAELGCDAAGRVFPFPLAGNAGDKGGRLADSGPYAVLVPGARWKTKIWPAESFGKVAALLPLRSVIVGGKADRAIADEVVAHAGGKAISVVGETSLKELIDVMRAAQLVITNDSGPMHIAAALNVPVVALFGPTSPLKTGPYGSGHVVLQSQAGCVPCFKRDCTDMRCMKEITPDAVFHEAERILRGEKR; encoded by the coding sequence ATGCCTGAGAGAATTGTCTGCAGCAAGATGCTGATCGTGAAACCGAGTTCGCTCGGCGATGTGGTGCATAGCCTTCCGTTCCTGAACGCCATGAGAGCCTGTTTTCCGAAGGCCGAGATCCACTGGGTGATCGCAAGGGGCCTTGAAGGTCTGCTCGATGGCCATCCTATGATCGATAAGCTGATCATTATCAATAAGGACCTCTGGAAGGACCTCTCCCGAACTGGCAATACCCTGAAAGAGATCAGGGGACTTTACCGGCAGCTCACACAGGAAAGATACGATGTAGTCGTCGATCTTCAGGGTCTGCTTCGCAGCGGTTTGATCACGCGTGCTACGCATGCGCCGCTGAGGATCGGGTTTCAAGCGGCTCGCGAGGGCAGCAGGCTCTTTTATACGCATAAGGTCAAAACCGCCAGGGATATGCATGCAGTCGACCGGTACATGCAGATCGCTGCAGAACTCGGCTGCGATGCGGCCGGAAGGGTCTTCCCGTTTCCCCTTGCCGGCAATGCCGGGGATAAGGGAGGCCGGCTTGCGGATTCAGGCCCCTATGCTGTTCTGGTGCCGGGCGCGAGATGGAAGACCAAGATATGGCCGGCAGAGAGCTTTGGAAAAGTTGCCGCTCTGCTGCCTCTTCGGTCAGTGATCGTTGGAGGCAAAGCTGACAGGGCTATTGCGGATGAGGTGGTAGCGCACGCAGGCGGAAAGGCGATTTCCGTGGTCGGGGAGACAAGTCTGAAGGAATTGATAGATGTCATGCGGGCTGCGCAACTGGTCATCACCAACGACTCGGGTCCGATGCATATTGCTGCTGCGCTTAACGTGCCTGTTGTGGCGCTCTTCGGCCCGACAAGCCCGTTGAAGACGGGGCCGTATGGCAGCGGCCATGTTGTTCTGCAGTCACAGGCCGGGTGTGTGCCCTGCTTTAAAAGGGACTGCACTGACATGCGGTGCATGAAGGAGATCACGCCTGACGCAGTTTTTCACGAAGCTGAGCGGATATTGAGGGGAGAAAAGAGATGA
- the waaF gene encoding lipopolysaccharide heptosyltransferase II: MGEQRKQTEKRNAVLVRGVNWIGDAVMTIPALRALKRSLPDARLSLLVKPWVAPLFEKDPDIDEIIIYADEYRGLAGKVRLGQRLKGCGFDSAVLFQNAFDAALITFLAGIKSRIGYSRDGRGFLLTQAIPCDAAARGLHHIDYYLDLIRKAGFNGMPDRPWLFLDIEEREGARRVLEGLKRPVIALNPGAAYGSSKRWPPERFAGVASRVITELNGSVVILGGPNEAGIADDILKHIAPELVKPPSLLNLSARTGLRELMAIIAESDLLVTNDSGPMHIGYAVGTPLAAIFGSTSPEHTGPVGKADIVIRKNVACSPCFERECRKNELACMDLITSDEVYSAVKKLAFTKRAVFFDRDGTLCRDAHYLSRMEDLEVFPEIAALSKLKERDFSLIGVSNQSGIARGMVQESFTKQVNQLFIDLYGFDDFYYCPHHPLDHCSCRKPQPGMLITGRCDHGIDLKRSFVVGDKDDDMLLARAVGAKAILVKTGKAETSPYADAVVEGLDEAVSAILSMSSGLGNA; the protein is encoded by the coding sequence ATGGGCGAGCAAAGAAAACAGACTGAAAAGCGGAATGCAGTCCTGGTCAGGGGTGTTAACTGGATCGGTGACGCTGTTATGACCATACCTGCTTTAAGGGCATTGAAGAGATCTCTGCCTGATGCAAGGCTCTCCCTCCTGGTAAAGCCCTGGGTAGCCCCTCTTTTCGAGAAAGATCCTGATATTGATGAGATCATCATATATGCGGATGAATACAGGGGACTAGCAGGAAAGGTCAGGCTTGGCCAACGATTAAAAGGCTGCGGTTTTGATTCTGCCGTGCTCTTTCAAAATGCCTTTGACGCTGCATTGATAACCTTTCTTGCGGGGATCAAAAGCCGGATCGGGTACAGCAGGGATGGAAGGGGATTTCTTCTTACGCAGGCAATCCCGTGCGATGCGGCGGCAAGGGGTCTTCACCATATTGACTATTATCTCGATCTGATAAGAAAGGCCGGTTTCAACGGCATGCCTGATCGCCCGTGGCTGTTCCTGGATATTGAGGAGAGGGAAGGGGCGAGGCGTGTACTGGAAGGCCTGAAAAGGCCGGTCATCGCGCTGAATCCCGGGGCAGCCTATGGATCATCCAAGAGATGGCCTCCTGAACGATTCGCCGGTGTGGCTTCCAGGGTAATAACAGAGCTCAACGGCAGTGTGGTCATTCTTGGCGGACCGAATGAGGCCGGGATCGCAGATGACATCCTTAAGCATATTGCCCCTGAGCTCGTTAAGCCTCCGTCATTGCTGAATCTCTCTGCCAGGACAGGTCTTCGCGAGCTGATGGCCATTATTGCAGAATCCGATCTTCTGGTCACGAACGATTCAGGTCCCATGCATATCGGGTATGCGGTCGGCACTCCCCTGGCAGCGATCTTCGGCTCGACCTCTCCTGAGCATACCGGCCCTGTCGGCAAAGCTGATATTGTGATCAGGAAAAACGTGGCATGCTCGCCATGCTTTGAGCGGGAATGCAGAAAGAACGAGCTGGCCTGCATGGACCTTATCACTTCTGACGAGGTCTATTCTGCGGTTAAAAAACTGGCCTTCACAAAGAGAGCGGTATTTTTTGATCGTGATGGAACGCTCTGCAGGGATGCGCACTACCTCAGCAGGATGGAGGACCTGGAGGTCTTTCCGGAGATCGCGGCCCTTTCAAAACTGAAAGAGCGGGATTTCAGTTTGATCGGCGTATCGAACCAGTCAGGAATAGCGCGCGGTATGGTGCAGGAGAGTTTTACGAAACAGGTGAATCAGTTGTTCATTGATCTATACGGATTTGATGACTTTTATTACTGTCCTCATCACCCTCTTGATCATTGCTCCTGCAGAAAACCTCAGCCCGGCATGCTGATCACAGGCAGGTGCGATCATGGCATAGACCTGAAACGCTCTTTTGTCGTCGGCGACAAGGATGATGACATGCTCCTTGCACGGGCTGTTGGAGCAAAGGCCATATTGGTGAAGACCGGCAAGGCAGAGACATCACCCTATGCAGACGCAGTTGTTGAAGGGCTTGATGAGGCGGTCAGCGCAATTTTATCAATGAGCAGCGGGCTGGGAAATGCCTGA
- a CDS encoding c-type cytochrome — MDRSNKRIALLGIGFAVVFLLISIVLFMPSGEGLFREQRCISCHRFKGQGGMAGPDLTEVTKRRGTVWIMRQIRNAQSHNPESRMPVYDHLGYLEIWAIISYLRSA, encoded by the coding sequence ATGGACAGATCGAATAAAAGGATAGCCCTTCTTGGTATTGGTTTTGCTGTCGTATTCCTGCTCATCAGTATTGTGCTCTTCATGCCGAGTGGTGAGGGATTGTTCAGGGAGCAGAGATGCATCTCCTGCCACAGGTTTAAGGGACAGGGGGGCATGGCAGGCCCTGATCTTACGGAAGTAACAAAAAGACGCGGCACAGTCTGGATCATGCGCCAGATCAGAAACGCACAGTCACACAACCCTGAATCACGTATGCCTGTGTACGACCATCTCGGTTATCTTGAGATATGGGCGATCATCTCTTACCTGAGGTCCGCGTAA
- a CDS encoding alpha/beta hydrolase, protein MLFTALIGLLLGYLALIVFVYFRQPKMLYFPSRDIEMTPAAIGLSYEEVNFKTADGLTIAAWHIPAPDERAVLLFCHGNAGNISHRLDSIRIFHDLGLSVLIFDYRGYGRSEGEPTEKGTYLDAEAAWDFMVKDKQIDPSRIVIFGRSLGSAVAAELALRRKAGALIIESGFTSIPDLGRKYYPYLPVGLVTRFHYATIDKVSSLALPKLFIHSPDDEIIPYDQGRKLFEKAAEPKEFLKLQGSHNEGFLMSGLFYSSGIEQFILKYFR, encoded by the coding sequence ATGCTCTTCACCGCTTTGATCGGTCTTCTGCTTGGCTATCTTGCCCTGATCGTTTTTGTGTATTTCCGCCAGCCCAAAATGCTCTACTTTCCTTCAAGAGATATTGAGATGACCCCTGCCGCCATCGGCCTTTCCTATGAAGAAGTGAATTTTAAGACGGCGGACGGGCTGACTATCGCTGCATGGCATATACCTGCCCCTGATGAGCGGGCTGTGCTGCTTTTCTGTCATGGCAATGCAGGCAACATTTCTCACCGCCTCGACTCGATCAGGATATTTCACGATCTTGGCCTCAGCGTACTCATTTTTGATTATCGCGGATATGGACGAAGCGAGGGCGAGCCCACGGAAAAGGGCACCTATCTCGACGCTGAGGCTGCATGGGATTTTATGGTAAAGGATAAGCAGATCGACCCGTCACGCATCGTGATCTTCGGCAGGTCACTCGGCAGTGCTGTGGCAGCAGAACTTGCGCTGAGGAGAAAGGCCGGAGCATTGATCATTGAATCAGGATTCACATCAATTCCTGATCTCGGCCGGAAGTATTATCCCTATCTGCCGGTCGGCCTTGTCACGCGCTTCCATTATGCAACCATAGACAAGGTCAGCAGCCTTGCGCTGCCCAAGCTCTTTATCCATAGTCCGGATGATGAGATAATCCCCTATGACCAGGGCAGGAAACTCTTTGAAAAGGCGGCTGAACCCAAGGAGTTCCTGAAGCTGCAGGGGAGTCATAATGAGGGCTTTCTCATGTCCGGGCTGTTCTATAGCAGCGGCATAGAACAGTTCATCCTGAAGTATTTCCGATAA
- a CDS encoding VOC family protein has product MSRVTFNGVNHLAMATGDMDSTIRFWRDLLGMRLVAGLGQPGYRHYFFEISETCAIAFFEWPSVRPVGEKEHGQVVSGPFIFDHVSFGMETADDLWALKDRIDAAGFWVSEMIDHGIIHSIYSFDPNGIPIEFSCNAGDLDIRKTPVLTDPAPTAIAQEGPDQNTDVWPTAVRPTPAAERRIYPGEGIRYIKGIK; this is encoded by the coding sequence ATGTCAAGGGTGACGTTCAACGGTGTTAATCACCTCGCCATGGCCACGGGTGATATGGACAGCACGATCCGCTTCTGGCGTGATCTGCTTGGCATGAGGCTTGTTGCCGGTCTCGGCCAGCCGGGATACAGACACTATTTTTTCGAGATATCAGAGACCTGTGCCATTGCTTTTTTTGAGTGGCCGTCGGTGAGGCCTGTTGGAGAAAAGGAGCATGGACAGGTGGTCTCGGGACCGTTTATCTTTGATCATGTATCTTTCGGTATGGAGACAGCAGATGATCTTTGGGCCCTAAAGGACAGGATCGATGCTGCCGGTTTCTGGGTATCAGAGATGATCGATCACGGGATCATCCATTCCATATATTCCTTTGACCCCAATGGTATCCCTATTGAATTCAGCTGTAATGCCGGGGATCTTGATATCAGGAAGACACCGGTGCTTACAGACCCGGCGCCGACCGCAATCGCACAGGAGGGCCCTGATCAGAATACGGATGTCTGGCCGACGGCAGTGAGGCCCACCCCGGCCGCAGAGCGCAGAATATATCCCGGAGAGGGGATCCGGTATATTAAGGGGATAAAGTAA
- a CDS encoding 2-oxoacid:ferredoxin oxidoreductase subunit beta translates to MATLDDYKGQTPAWCPGCGNFSILRTFKEALVELGLEPHQFTIVSGIGQAAKFPHYLKCNTFNGLHGRSLPVATGLRLANHEMLVFAVAGDGDCYGEGGNHLMHAMRKNVNVKLFVHDNQVYGLTKGQASPTTHEGTVTKNMPFGVFSEQLNPMALAVALDCSFVARSFSGDPEHLRSIVREAVAHKGFCLVDILQPCVSFNKLNTHEWYRQRVYHIEPEYDPADRVKAFERSLEWGDRIPIGVIYRNSRLSLEERIPMIHERPLVKQSHDIAKLCDILKEFY, encoded by the coding sequence ATGGCCACATTGGATGATTATAAAGGGCAGACGCCTGCATGGTGTCCCGGATGCGGCAATTTCAGCATCCTCAGGACATTCAAGGAAGCGCTTGTTGAACTCGGTCTTGAACCGCACCAGTTTACCATAGTCTCCGGTATTGGACAGGCTGCCAAGTTCCCGCATTATCTCAAATGCAACACCTTTAATGGTCTTCACGGCAGGAGCCTTCCTGTTGCTACGGGACTCAGGCTCGCCAACCATGAGATGCTGGTATTTGCTGTTGCCGGGGATGGCGACTGCTATGGCGAGGGCGGCAATCATCTGATGCATGCCATGAGAAAGAACGTGAATGTGAAGCTTTTTGTCCATGACAATCAGGTGTACGGTCTCACAAAAGGCCAGGCATCGCCCACAACCCATGAAGGTACGGTGACGAAGAATATGCCGTTCGGTGTTTTTTCTGAGCAGTTGAACCCGATGGCTTTGGCTGTCGCGCTTGACTGCAGCTTTGTTGCCCGCAGTTTTTCCGGCGATCCGGAGCATCTCAGATCGATTGTCAGGGAGGCGGTAGCGCACAAAGGGTTCTGTCTTGTTGATATTCTCCAGCCCTGCGTATCGTTCAATAAACTGAATACCCACGAATGGTACAGGCAGCGGGTATATCATATTGAGCCAGAATATGACCCTGCTGACAGGGTAAAGGCATTCGAGCGCTCCCTTGAATGGGGGGATCGGATCCCTATCGGCGTCATTTACCGGAACAGTCGTCTCTCGCTCGAAGAGAGAATTCCGATGATCCATGAGAGACCTCTTGTAAAACAATCTCATGATATCGCTAAGTTATGCGATATACTTAAAGAGTTTTATTAA
- a CDS encoding 2-oxoacid:acceptor oxidoreductase subunit alpha, translated as MDYSIRICGEAGQGIQTVGDTLSRVFARNGYHVFTHQDYESRIRGGHNFYQVRIADRPLTAACDRIDILIAFDVESMEKDALFVAEQGQIIYDSTVLKQKPDGRKFLDIPFTSLAIEHGGSRIMANTVATGAILGLLGMDMDILFKIISDTFQKKGDDVIKANVAAAAAGYDFAVKGCASCSFSAAARAEQKMLIAGIDAIGVGALASGCKFYAAYPMTPSTGIMNYLAGKSQEFGIIVEQAEDEIAAINMALGASFGGVRAMTASSGGGFALMVEGLSLAAMTETPIVIGLGQRPGPATGFPTRTEQAELQFALYTAHGEFPRIIFAPGDPEQALYLTNKAFDLSEKYQVPAFVIFDQYLADTQWTYAGLDLNRLVYTDYRLRADSLSGLSEYKRHAYTETGVSPLAVPGQSRHIVVTDSDEHDEDGHLVEDAETRKKMVEKRLLRKMPLIQKEIAPPMLYGAADAEIVLVGWGSTYGVIKEAVDELSGKQSVAMLHFSEIFPFPGTDGFDFLGLLRNAKKTICIEQNAMGQFARLVRAETGFEFSAAINRYDGRPFTVENLLGELHGHIG; from the coding sequence ATGGACTATTCTATCAGGATCTGCGGAGAGGCCGGCCAGGGAATCCAGACGGTCGGTGATACCCTTTCCCGGGTCTTTGCACGGAACGGTTACCATGTTTTTACCCATCAGGATTATGAGTCCCGCATCCGGGGAGGACACAACTTCTATCAGGTCCGCATTGCTGACAGACCGCTGACCGCAGCATGCGACCGCATCGATATCCTTATTGCCTTTGACGTTGAAAGCATGGAAAAGGATGCTTTGTTCGTTGCAGAGCAGGGACAGATTATCTATGACTCCACGGTCCTGAAGCAGAAGCCCGATGGCCGGAAATTTCTTGATATCCCCTTTACTTCCCTTGCGATCGAGCATGGCGGGAGCAGGATCATGGCCAACACCGTTGCAACAGGCGCTATCCTGGGCCTGCTCGGCATGGATATGGATATTCTCTTTAAGATCATTTCTGATACCTTTCAGAAAAAAGGAGATGATGTCATAAAGGCAAATGTTGCAGCAGCTGCAGCCGGATACGATTTTGCGGTCAAAGGGTGCGCGAGTTGTTCTTTTTCCGCGGCAGCAAGGGCTGAGCAGAAGATGCTCATTGCAGGCATTGACGCGATCGGGGTTGGAGCATTGGCATCGGGCTGCAAGTTTTATGCAGCGTATCCCATGACACCCTCGACCGGCATCATGAACTACCTCGCAGGCAAGTCGCAGGAATTCGGGATCATTGTTGAACAGGCAGAGGATGAGATCGCTGCGATAAATATGGCTCTCGGCGCATCCTTTGGCGGCGTCCGGGCAATGACCGCAAGTTCAGGAGGCGGATTTGCGCTGATGGTGGAAGGTCTCTCGCTTGCTGCAATGACGGAAACGCCGATCGTCATAGGACTTGGCCAGAGACCGGGCCCTGCAACAGGCTTCCCTACGCGGACGGAACAGGCAGAACTGCAGTTTGCCCTCTATACAGCTCACGGTGAGTTCCCCCGGATCATCTTTGCGCCGGGAGATCCTGAACAGGCCTTATATCTTACCAACAAGGCATTTGATCTTTCAGAAAAATACCAGGTGCCTGCATTTGTCATCTTTGACCAGTATCTGGCTGATACACAGTGGACCTATGCGGGGTTGGACCTGAACCGGCTGGTGTACACGGACTACCGGCTGAGGGCGGATAGCCTTAGCGGTCTTTCAGAATATAAGAGACATGCATACACCGAAACCGGCGTTTCTCCCCTGGCAGTGCCCGGGCAGTCAAGGCATATAGTTGTTACAGACAGTGATGAACATGATGAGGACGGCCATCTTGTTGAAGATGCAGAAACGCGGAAGAAGATGGTCGAAAAAAGACTTCTCAGGAAAATGCCCCTGATACAAAAAGAGATCGCTCCTCCCATGCTCTATGGCGCTGCAGATGCGGAAATTGTGCTCGTGGGATGGGGATCGACCTATGGCGTGATAAAAGAAGCGGTTGATGAGCTTTCAGGAAAACAGTCCGTTGCCATGCTCCATTTCAGCGAAATATTCCCATTTCCCGGCACTGACGGATTTGATTTCCTCGGGCTGCTCAGGAATGCGAAGAAAACAATATGCATCGAGCAGAATGCCATGGGCCAGTTTGCGCGGCTCGTGCGTGCTGAGACAGGCTTTGAGTTTTCGGCTGCAATAAACAGATATGACGGTCGCCCCTTTACCGTAGAGAACCTCCTGGGAGAACTGCATGGCCACATTGGATGA
- a CDS encoding ferritin family protein has product MERYSIREVVEQAVRTERLGYEFYTTIAKRFEKNEGLKRLFDTLAGKELVHEKMFLELKDIMGEEEPEAWADVSEYMRAIVESEFFLGKHKSLPSLEHVKTVEDAVRFAMGFEKETLLYFYALRDAVQQKDVVDEIINEERSHIMWLAKFRDSFIK; this is encoded by the coding sequence ATGGAGCGATATTCTATCAGGGAAGTGGTGGAGCAGGCTGTCAGGACCGAGAGGCTGGGGTATGAGTTTTACACAACGATAGCAAAGAGATTTGAAAAGAATGAAGGTCTGAAGAGGCTTTTCGACACGCTTGCAGGCAAAGAACTTGTTCATGAGAAGATGTTCCTTGAGCTGAAGGATATCATGGGCGAAGAGGAGCCGGAGGCATGGGCTGACGTGTCTGAATATATGCGTGCAATAGTGGAATCGGAGTTTTTCCTCGGCAAACATAAGTCTCTTCCCTCCCTTGAGCATGTGAAAACGGTCGAGGACGCAGTGCGTTTTGCGATGGGGTTTGAGAAGGAGACATTGCTCTATTTTTATGCTCTCAGGGATGCGGTGCAGCAGAAAGATGTGGTTGACGAGATCATCAATGAAGAGAGGAGCCATATCATGTGGCTTGCGAAATTCAGGGACAGTTTCATTAAATAG
- a CDS encoding radical SAM protein, giving the protein MRYYLSPHVCLKQLETPSVYHPGTDELYELDGDSFDLLRACSAEEGCSSAEKEFIDYCVQEKILITDRIPIQRPPLIKAPEPSLRYLELQITDRCNLHCRHCYIGPSSGPDIFHELSLDQIKTSLREFEELQGLRVLITGGEPLLHRDFASINNMLPDLLIRKVLFSNGLLLNRAVLKDLHVDEIQVSIDGLQQAHDILRGAGTFARSMDSIRLCLDMGYEVSVSTMVHADNLNDFDDMELLFRKMGIRDWTVDVPCVAGRLADNERSQVTPSTGGRYLKYGFGEGLHSGGEGFGCGLHLMSVMADGKVSKCTFFADRSVGTVQDGLRTCWQRISPVRLSDLTCDCEYLASCRGGCRYRAEVLGDARGKDLYRCALYDIINKEK; this is encoded by the coding sequence ATGCGCTATTACCTGTCGCCGCATGTCTGTTTAAAGCAGCTTGAAACCCCCTCGGTCTACCATCCGGGAACAGATGAGCTCTATGAGCTGGATGGAGACTCGTTCGATCTCCTCAGAGCATGCTCTGCAGAAGAAGGATGCTCTTCCGCAGAAAAAGAATTCATTGACTACTGCGTTCAGGAAAAGATACTGATCACAGACCGTATCCCGATACAACGGCCTCCCCTGATCAAGGCGCCAGAGCCGTCCCTCCGCTATCTTGAACTCCAGATCACGGACAGATGCAATCTGCACTGCAGACATTGCTATATTGGGCCGTCCTCGGGTCCGGATATATTTCATGAACTTTCTCTCGATCAGATAAAGACCAGTCTTCGCGAGTTTGAAGAACTCCAGGGGCTGCGGGTACTGATCACCGGCGGCGAACCCCTGCTGCACAGGGATTTCGCGTCTATCAACAATATGCTGCCTGATCTCCTGATTCGCAAGGTGCTCTTCTCGAACGGACTCCTCCTGAACCGGGCAGTTCTGAAAGATCTTCATGTCGATGAGATCCAGGTCAGCATTGACGGCCTTCAGCAGGCACATGATATCCTGAGGGGAGCTGGTACGTTTGCGCGATCAATGGACAGCATTCGTCTCTGTCTTGATATGGGCTATGAGGTCTCAGTATCTACCATGGTTCATGCCGACAACCTTAATGATTTCGATGATATGGAATTGCTCTTCAGAAAAATGGGGATCAGGGACTGGACCGTTGACGTGCCCTGTGTTGCAGGAAGACTTGCGGACAATGAAAGATCCCAGGTCACGCCGTCAACAGGAGGAAGATATCTGAAATACGGATTTGGTGAGGGTCTTCACAGCGGCGGCGAGGGGTTCGGATGCGGGCTTCACCTCATGTCGGTCATGGCTGACGGGAAGGTCTCAAAATGCACCTTTTTTGCAGACAGATCTGTCGGGACTGTGCAGGACGGTCTCAGAACGTGCTGGCAGAGGATCTCCCCTGTCCGGTTAAGCGACCTCACCTGCGATTGTGAATATCTTGCCTCGTGCAGAGGCGGCTGCAGATACCGCGCAGAGGTCCTTGGCGATGCCCGGGGAAAAGACCTTTACAGATGTGCGCTCTATGATATAATTAACAAAGAAAAGTGA
- a CDS encoding superoxide dismutase, with amino-acid sequence MSYTARDFSALVGMEGFSETLIKNHFTLYQGYVTNTNKVADILDQMLRDGKTATPEYAELKRRFGWEFNGMRLHEYYFENLGGKGGLNKDGKLMKQMQADFGSYENWEKDFKATGTMRGIGWVALYADPANGKLFNVWVNEHDVSHPAGCTPVLIMDVFEHAYMIDYGLKRADYIEAFFKNINWGAAESRLT; translated from the coding sequence ATGTCATACACTGCCAGGGACTTTAGCGCATTGGTTGGAATGGAAGGGTTTAGTGAAACACTGATAAAGAACCATTTTACCCTGTACCAGGGATATGTGACGAATACGAACAAGGTCGCCGATATCCTTGACCAGATGCTCAGGGATGGCAAAACCGCCACACCCGAGTATGCGGAGCTGAAAAGAAGATTCGGATGGGAATTTAATGGGATGAGGCTTCATGAATATTATTTCGAGAACCTTGGGGGCAAGGGCGGCCTGAATAAGGACGGGAAGCTGATGAAGCAGATGCAGGCCGATTTCGGAAGCTATGAGAACTGGGAAAAGGACTTTAAGGCCACAGGCACGATGCGCGGTATCGGATGGGTTGCGCTTTATGCTGACCCTGCAAATGGAAAGCTCTTTAACGTCTGGGTGAATGAGCATGACGTGTCCCATCCTGCCGGATGCACCCCGGTTTTGATCATGGACGTTTTCGAACATGCGTATATGATCGATTACGGCCTCAAACGCGCTGATTACATCGAGGCATTCTTCAAGAACATCAATTGGGGTGCGGCTGAATCAAGGCTTACGTAA
- the tpx gene encoding thiol peroxidase, producing the protein MERSGVITFQGSPLTLLGPALKPGDKAPDFSLLDGEMKPFGLKDLSGKVKLISVTPSLDTPVCDLQLRRFNTEAAGLPGDVMVLNVSMDLPFAVARFCTSAGIDKAKALSDHRDAGFGMAYGVLIKELRLLARAIFVLDRGDVIRYVEIVPEITDHPDYEKAVAAAKQII; encoded by the coding sequence ATGGAGAGAAGCGGAGTAATAACATTTCAGGGCAGCCCCCTTACACTGCTCGGTCCTGCTCTCAAACCGGGCGATAAGGCTCCGGACTTCAGTCTCCTGGACGGAGAGATGAAGCCATTTGGCCTGAAGGATCTTTCAGGAAAGGTCAAATTGATCAGCGTGACGCCGTCGCTGGACACCCCGGTCTGTGACCTCCAGCTGCGCAGGTTTAACACAGAGGCTGCCGGTCTTCCGGGTGACGTCATGGTCCTGAATGTAAGCATGGACCTGCCGTTTGCTGTCGCAAGATTCTGCACCAGTGCCGGCATTGACAAGGCAAAGGCACTTTCGGATCATCGGGATGCAGGTTTTGGTATGGCGTATGGCGTGCTGATAAAGGAGCTGCGCCTGCTTGCCAGGGCGATCTTTGTGCTGGACAGAGGCGACGTGATACGCTATGTTGAGATCGTTCCCGAGATAACGGACCACCCGGATTATGAAAAGGCAGTTGCTGCTGCCAAACAGATCATATAA